One genomic window of Solanum dulcamara chromosome 10, daSolDulc1.2, whole genome shotgun sequence includes the following:
- the LOC129870073 gene encoding mitogen-activated protein kinase kinase 2-like: MKKGSFAPNLKLSLPPPDEVALSKFLTESGTFKDGDLLVNRDGVRIVSQSEVAAPSVIQPSDNQLCLADFEAVKVIGKGNGGIVRLVQHKWTGQFFALKVIQMNIDESMRKHIAQELRINQSSQCPYVVICYQSFFDNGAISIILEYMDGGSLADFLKKVKTIPERYLAIICKQVLKGLWYLHHEKHIIHRDLKPSNLLINHRGDVKITDFGVSAVLASTSGLANTFVGTYNYMSPERISGGAYDYKSDIWSLGLVLLECATGHFPYTPPEGDEGWVNVYELMETIVDQPAPCAPPDQFSPHFCSFISACVQKHQKDRLSANELMSHPFITMYDDLDINLGSYFTSAGPPLATLTEL, translated from the exons ATGAAGAAAGGATCTTTTGCTCCTAATCTTAAACTTTCTCTTCCTCCTCCTGATGAAGTTGCTCTCTCCAAATTCCT GACTGAATCAGGGACATTTAAGGATGGAGATCTTCTGGTGAATAGAGATGGAGTTCGAATCGTTTCGCAGAGTGAAGTTGCTGCT CCTTCAGTTATACAGCCATCAGACAACCAGTTATGCTTAGCTGATTTTGAAGCAGTTAAAGTTATTGGAAAGGGAAATGGTGGTATTGTGCGGCTGGTTCAGCATAAATGGACAGGACAATTTTTCGCTCTCAAG GTTATTCAGATGAATATTGACGAGTCCATGCGCAAGCATATTGCTCAAGAACTGAGAATTAATCAGTCATCCCAGTGTCCATATGTTGTCATATGCTATCAGTCATTCTTCGATAATGGTGCTATCTCCATAATTTTGGAGTATATGGATGGTGGCTCCTTAGCAGATTTTCTGAAAAAGGTCAAAACAATACCTGAACGATATCTTGCTATTATCTGCAAACAG GTTCTCAAAGGCTTGTGGTATCTTCATCATGAGAAGCATATTATTCACAGGGATTTGAAACCTTCGAATTTGCTAATCAATCACAGAGGTGATGTCAAAATCACCGACTTTGGTGTGAGTGCAGTACTGGCAAGCACGTCTGGACTGGCTAATACCTTTGTCGGCACATACAACTATATGTCT CCAGAGAGGATTTCAGGAGGTGCCTATGATTACAAAAGCGACATTTGGAGCTTGGGTTTAGTTTTGCTCGAGTGTGCAACAGGTCATTTCCCATATACACCACCTGAAGGAGATGAAGGATGGGTCAACGTCTATGAACTTATGGAAACCATAGTTGACCAACCAGCACCTTGTGCACCCCCTGACCAATTTTCTCCACACTTTTGCTCATTCATATCTGCATG TGTCCAGAAGCACCAGAAGGACAGACTGTCTGCAAATGAACTCATG AGTCACCCTTTCATCACCATGTACGATGACCTGGATATCAATCTTGGATCTTACTTCACTAGCGCAGGACCTCCATTGGCAACACTCACTGAGTTATAA
- the LOC129871149 gene encoding uncharacterized protein LOC129871149 isoform X1 — protein MAKNREEEEQQQHRAAVVALTEEEEEELEEKLGSSLTLERVAAAKKLIEDHYKSHMKLIQDRKQRRLLLERKLEGSAVPKEEQMNLLKELERKETEYIRLKRHKISVDDFELLTIIGRGAFGEVRLCRDKVSGNIYAMKKLKKSEMLSRGQVEHVRAERNLLAEAASHFIVKLFYSFQDADYLYLVMEYLPGGDMMTLLMREDTLTETVARFYIAQSVLAIESIHKHNYIHRDIKPDNLLLDKNGHMRLSDFGLCKPLDCSNLSPINENEVMDGEQKGSANKGTGWNSSLEQLQHWQINRRKLAFSTVGTPDYIAPEVLLKKGYGVECDWWSLGAIMYEMLIGYPPFYSEDPITTCRKIVHWRNHIKFPEEARLTPEAKDLICRLLCDAENRLGCRGAEQIKAHPWFKDIKWDKLYNMEAAYKPEVNDALDTQNFMKFDEANQAPAKNSSGPHRKKRLIPEDLSFVGYTYRNFEAVKGLRHSLGDSAVDFSGKCSVDDNEILVRAASADTLTL, from the exons ATGGCGAAGAACAGAGAGgaggaagaacaacaacaacatagagCCGCGGTGGTGGCGTTGacggaggaggaagaggaagaattGGAGGAGAAATTAGGTTCTAGTTTAACTCTAGAACGAGTCGCTGCCGCGAAGAAATTGATTGAAGATCATTATAAATCGCACATGAAACTCATCCAGGATCGTAAACAAAG GCGTTTACTGCTAGAAAGGAAATTGGAAGGCTCTGCTGTACCAAAGGAGGAACAAATGAACCTTCTAAAGGAATTGGAGAGAAAAGAGACGGAGTATATCCGACTAAAGCGTCACAAGATTTCTGTTGATGATTTTGAGCTTTTGACGATCATTGGACGAGGAGCTTTTGGAGAG GTCAGATTGTGCCGGGATAAAGTATCTGGAAATATATATGCaatgaaaaaattgaagaagtctgAAATGCTAAGTAGGGGGCAG GTTGAACATGTTAGGGCCGAAAGGAATTTGCTTGCTGAAGCAGCGAGCCACTTTATTGTAAAACTTTTTTATTCTTTCCAAGATGCTGACTACTTGTATTTAGTAATGGAATATCTGCCTGGTGGTGATATGATGACGTTGCTGATGAGGGAGGACACATTAACTGAGACAGTTGCAAGATTTTACATTGCTCAAAGTGTTTTGGCCATAGAGTCTATTCATAAACATAACTACATTCACAG GGATATTAAACCTGACAATCTTCTTTTGGACAAAAATGGCCACATGAGGCTGTCTGATTTTGGTCTATGCAAGCCCCTTGACTGTTCGAATTTATCTCCTATAAATGAAAATGAAGTGATGGATGGTGAGCAAAAGGGATCTGCTAACAAGGGAACTGGTTGGAATAGCTCCCTTGAACAACTGCAGCATTGGCAAATAAACAGGAGAAAATTA GCATTTTCAACAGTGGGCACACCTGACTATATTGCTCCTGAGGTTTTACTGAAGAAAGGCTATGGAGTGGAATGTGATTG GTGGTCACTTGGTGCCATCATGTATGAGATGCTCATTGGTTATCCCCCTTTCTACTCTGAAGACCCGATAACAACATGTAGAAAG ATTGTTCATTGGAGAAATCACATAAAATTTCCAGAGGAAGCAAGATTGACTCCCGAAGCCAAAGACCTGATCTGTAGGTTGCTTTGTGATGCTGAAAATCGTCTTGGTTGTCGAGGAGCAGAGCAAATAAAG GCTCACCCCTGGTTCAAAGACATAAAGTGGGATAAACTTTATAACATGGAGGCAGCATATAAGCCAGAAGTCAATGATGCTCTTGACACTCAAAATTTCATGAAGTTTGATGAG GCAAATCAAGCACCAGCAAAAAATAGTTCAGGACCCCATAGAAAG AAGCGTCTGATTCCCGAAGATTTAAGTTTTGTTGGCTATACCTACAGGAATTTTGAGGCTGTCAAGGGATTGAGACATTCTTTAG GTGATTCTGCAGTGGATTTCTCAGGCAAGTGTTCAGTTGATGACAATGAAATACTTGTCCGCGCTGCATCAGCAGATACTTTAACTCTGTGA
- the LOC129871149 gene encoding uncharacterized protein LOC129871149 isoform X2, which translates to MAKNREEEEQQQHRAAVVALTEEEEEELEEKLGSSLTLERVAAAKKLIEDHYKSHMKLIQDRKQRRLLLERKLEGSAVPKEEQMNLLKELERKETEYIRLKRHKISVDDFELLTIIGRGAFGEVRLCRDKVSGNIYAMKKLKKSEMLSRGQVEHVRAERNLLAEAASHFIVKLFYSFQDADYLYLVMEYLPGGDMMTLLMREDTLTETVARFYIAQSVLAIESIHKHNYIHRDIKPDNLLLDKNGHMRLSDFGLCKPLDCSNLSPINENEVMDGEQKGSANKGTGWNSSLEQLQHWQINRRKLAFSTVGTPDYIAPEVLLKKGYGVECDWWSLGAIMYEMLIGYPPFYSEDPITTCRKIVHWRNHIKFPEEARLTPEAKDLICRLLCDAENRLGCRGAEQIKAHPWFKDIKWDKLYNMEAAYKPEVNDALDTQNFMKFDEANQAPAKNSSGPHRKEF; encoded by the exons ATGGCGAAGAACAGAGAGgaggaagaacaacaacaacatagagCCGCGGTGGTGGCGTTGacggaggaggaagaggaagaattGGAGGAGAAATTAGGTTCTAGTTTAACTCTAGAACGAGTCGCTGCCGCGAAGAAATTGATTGAAGATCATTATAAATCGCACATGAAACTCATCCAGGATCGTAAACAAAG GCGTTTACTGCTAGAAAGGAAATTGGAAGGCTCTGCTGTACCAAAGGAGGAACAAATGAACCTTCTAAAGGAATTGGAGAGAAAAGAGACGGAGTATATCCGACTAAAGCGTCACAAGATTTCTGTTGATGATTTTGAGCTTTTGACGATCATTGGACGAGGAGCTTTTGGAGAG GTCAGATTGTGCCGGGATAAAGTATCTGGAAATATATATGCaatgaaaaaattgaagaagtctgAAATGCTAAGTAGGGGGCAG GTTGAACATGTTAGGGCCGAAAGGAATTTGCTTGCTGAAGCAGCGAGCCACTTTATTGTAAAACTTTTTTATTCTTTCCAAGATGCTGACTACTTGTATTTAGTAATGGAATATCTGCCTGGTGGTGATATGATGACGTTGCTGATGAGGGAGGACACATTAACTGAGACAGTTGCAAGATTTTACATTGCTCAAAGTGTTTTGGCCATAGAGTCTATTCATAAACATAACTACATTCACAG GGATATTAAACCTGACAATCTTCTTTTGGACAAAAATGGCCACATGAGGCTGTCTGATTTTGGTCTATGCAAGCCCCTTGACTGTTCGAATTTATCTCCTATAAATGAAAATGAAGTGATGGATGGTGAGCAAAAGGGATCTGCTAACAAGGGAACTGGTTGGAATAGCTCCCTTGAACAACTGCAGCATTGGCAAATAAACAGGAGAAAATTA GCATTTTCAACAGTGGGCACACCTGACTATATTGCTCCTGAGGTTTTACTGAAGAAAGGCTATGGAGTGGAATGTGATTG GTGGTCACTTGGTGCCATCATGTATGAGATGCTCATTGGTTATCCCCCTTTCTACTCTGAAGACCCGATAACAACATGTAGAAAG ATTGTTCATTGGAGAAATCACATAAAATTTCCAGAGGAAGCAAGATTGACTCCCGAAGCCAAAGACCTGATCTGTAGGTTGCTTTGTGATGCTGAAAATCGTCTTGGTTGTCGAGGAGCAGAGCAAATAAAG GCTCACCCCTGGTTCAAAGACATAAAGTGGGATAAACTTTATAACATGGAGGCAGCATATAAGCCAGAAGTCAATGATGCTCTTGACACTCAAAATTTCATGAAGTTTGATGAG GCAAATCAAGCACCAGCAAAAAATAGTTCAGGACCCCATAGAAAG GAATTTTGA
- the LOC129871653 gene encoding protein ALP1-like: protein MEISAFSFPTQEDYNSSLSFLQELDFLPPCDNQSMSKKNKINDFDHNPVEEILNKFLGLENETYPESNSVENHTLFDFKKQKVDFDMNDHVVVSGTKRVRENAAEKEKEKEDTSSEQPLQQRRLWVKNRSNAWWEQCNSPDFPEEEFKKDFRMSKATFDFICCELESVVTKKDTMLRLAIPVRQRVAVCIWRLATGEPLREVSRRFGLGISTCHKLVLEVCTAIRSVLMAKFVQWPDDMKMEEIKVEFEILSRIQNVGGSMYTTHVPIIAPKESVASYFNKRHTERNQKTSYSVTVQGVVDPKGIFTDVCIGWPGSMTDDQVLEKSALYERANRGNLNDIYVVGNSGYPLTDWILVPFTHKNLTWTQHAFNEKVNDVQKVAKEAFMRLKARWSCLKKRAEVKLQDLPVVLGACCTLHNICEMRGEELSQELRFDLFDDEMVPENVVRSMNAMKARDQIAHKLLHHNHSGTSFL, encoded by the coding sequence atggaaATCTCTGCTTTCTCATTTCCTACCCAAGAAGATTACAATTCCTCCCTCAGTTTCCTTCAAGAACTCGACTTTCTTCCTCCTTGTGATAATCAATCCATGtcgaaaaagaataaaattaatgattttgatCACAACCCAGTTGAGGAAATCCTAAATAAATTTCTGGGTCTCGAAAATGAAACATACCCAGAATCAAATTCAGTTGAAAATCACACCCTTTTTGATTTCAAGAAAcaaaaagttgattttgacaTGAATGATCATGTGGTTGTATCTGGAACGAAACGTGTTCGTGAAAATGCCGctgagaaggagaaggagaaggaggataCTTCTTCTGAGCAACCTTTACAGCAGAGGAGATTATGGGTGAAAAACAGATCAAATGCATGGTGGGAACAATGCAACAGTCCTGATTTCCCAGAAGAGGAATTCAAGAAAGATTTTCGTATGAGTAAAGCTACATTTGATTTTATATGTTGTGAATTAGAATCAGTAGTGACTAAAAAAGACACAATGCTACGTCTGGCGATACCTGTTCGCCAGCGTGTAGCTGTATGCATTTGGAGATTGGCTACAGGGGAGCCACTCCGTGAAGTGTCTAGGCGATTTGGGTTAGGTATATCTACTTGTCATAAGCTCGTGCTCGAGGTATGCACAGCTATAAGAAGTGTGTTGATGGCGAAATTCGTACAATGGCCTGATGACATGAAGATGGAGgaaattaaagttgaatttgaaATCCTTTCGAGGATACAAAATGTGGGTGGATCAATGTACACGACACATGTACCAATTATTGCACCAAAAGAGAGTGTCGCGAGTTATTTCAACAAAAGACATACTGAGAGGAATCAAAAGACTTCTTACTCAGTTACAGTACAAGGGGTTGTTGATCCTAAAGGGATTTTTACAGATGTTTGTATTGGATGGCCTGGTTCAATGACAGATGATCAAGTCTTGGAAAAATCAGCACTCTACGAAAGAGCAAACAGAGGAAATTTAAATGATATTTACGTCGTTGGGAATTCTGGATATCCATTAACAGATTGGATTTTAGTTCCATTTACTCACAAGAATCTTACTTGGACACAACATGCTTTTAATGAGAAAGTTAATGATGTTCAGAAAGTTGCTAAAGAAGCATTTATGAGATTGAAAGCAAGATGGAGTTGTTTAAAGAAAAGAGCAGAAGTGAAACTTCAAGATTTGCCTGTTGTTCTTGGGGCTTGTTGTACACTTCACAATATTTGTGAAATGAGAGGTGAAGAATTAAGTCAAGAATTAAGGTTTGATTTGTTTGATGATGAAATGGTTCCAGAAAATGTTGTGAGATCAATGAATGCTATGAAGGCTAGAGATCAGATTGCTCACAAGCTATTACATCATAATCACTCAGGGActagtttcttatga
- the LOC129870928 gene encoding U-box domain-containing protein 34-like: MKVKVDGDTGGSPALATANITVAVAVKSDEGRGSQRAVKWAVEKLLPKANRFVFIHVMPIITTIPTPSGEYIPVDGLEANVVKLYTGDKRAKCEEIFIPFKILCKRKNVETLVLEGNNPATVLLKYVNDSGIKCLVLGSFSPGYFARKLMGSSVPSIILKHAPDCCDVYVVSSNKLMTNSLNPLLAAEGGLCTINKQQSSASSASAESIFDNRSSSVAANHLNSLEFVHGNSSSYVSPQHRTNRNLEDVTTGLEAVKGCHSSTYSEQLDIQDEVERLRLELQDTLAMYNQACEDLTHARNKVQLFSSQYLEESEKVNFAKKREENLRKIAAEEKEKHIEAEKEVEMARKLLSKEVYERQIAELKALQQSLEKKKIVDALLSSDGRYRRFTRGEIEVATDYFSESKMIGEGASGKVYKGELDHTPVAIKVLHSNASAKKEEFLKEVEVLSQLHHPHIVLLLGACPENGCLVYEYMENGNLEDYILEWNSKPLSWFSRIRILFEVACALAFLHNSKPEPIVHRDLKPGNILLDKNFVSKIGDVGLAKIISDVVPENVTEYRNSVLAGTLGYMDPEYQRTGTLRPKSDLYAFGIIILQLLSARRPNGLIMKFENAVNSNSLVDILDKSVPDWPLIEAEELARMALKCCKLRCRERPDLETEVLPLLKRLSEYADMHTNVEKNLIQAPIPYLCPILQEVMEDPQIAADGFTYEHRAIKLWLDRYSVSPVTKHRLQHKLVTPNRTLRLAIQEWRSTFSIVQIKKN; the protein is encoded by the exons ATGAAAGTGAAGGTTGACGGAGATACTGGTGGTTCTCCGGCGCTGGCGACGGCGAATATAACGGTGGCGGTAGCAGTTAAGAGTGATGAAGGGAGAGGAAGTCAACGTGCGGTGAAATGGGCTGTGGAGAAGCTGTTGCCTAAAGCGAATCGCTTTGTTTTCATTCATGTGATGCCTATAATCACTACAATTCCAACTCCAT CAGGAGAGTACATTCCTGTTGATGGGCTTGAGGCCAATGTGGTGAAACTCTATACAGGGGATAAGAGGGCTAAATGTGAAGAAATCTTTATCCCATTTAAGATTTTATGCAAAAGAAAAAAT GTTGAGACTTTGGTGCTGGAAGGGAATAATCCTGCAACAGTGCTCCTAAAATATGTAAATGACTCTGGGATTAAATGTTTAGTCTTGGGTTCTTTCTCTCCCGGTTACTTTGCCAG GAAGCTGATGGGATCAAGTGTGCCATCAATTATCCTCAAGCATGCTCCAGATTGTTGTGATGTTTATGTGGTGTCCTCAAATAAGCTTATGACAAATTCGTTAAATCCCTTGTTGGCTGCTG AAGGTGGCCTTTGTACAATCAATAAACAACAATCCAGTGCATCTTCTGCCTCTGCAGAAAGTATTTTTGATAACAGATCATCGTCGGTTGCAGCTAACCATCTGAATTCTCTAGAATTTGTCCATGGGAACTCTTCTAGTTATGTCAGTCCTCAACACAGAACTAATCGAAATCTGGAAGATGTGACCACTGGTCTGGAGGCAGTCAAGGGATGTCATTCTTCCACTTACTCAGAACAG TTAGACATTCAGGATGAAGTAGAGAGGTTGCGCCTAGAATTACAGGATACTTTAGCAATGTACAATCAAGCATGTGAGGACCTGACCCATGCCCGGAACAAG GTCCAGTTATTTTCTTCGCAATACCTTGAAGAGTCTGAGAAAGTGAATTTTGccaagaaaagagaagaaaatctAAGGAAAATTGCTGCTGAAGAGAAGGAGAAGCATATTGAAGCTGAGAAGGAAGTTGAGATGGCAAGAAAATTGCTTTCCAAAGAGGTTTATGAGAGGCAGATAGCAGAGTTGAAGGCTCTTCAGCAGTCcctagaaaaaaagaaaattgttgATGCACTATTATCATCTGATGGCAGGTATAGAAGGTTTACTAGAGGAGAGATTGAGGTTGCAACCGATTACTTTTCCGAGTCTAAGATGATTGGTGAAGGGGCATCCGGGAAAGTTTACAAAGGCGAGCTTGATCACACCCCTGTTGCCATCAAAGTTCTTCATTCCAATGCATCAGCAAAGAAAGAGGAATTTCTAAAAGAG GTGGAGGTTCTTAGCCAGTTACATCATCCACACATTGTTTTACTGCTCGGAGCCTGTCCTGAAAATGGTTGCCTTGTTTATGAGTATATGGAGAATGGAAACCTTGAAGATTACATTTTGGAATGGAACAGCAAACCATTATCCTGGTTTTCTCGAATCAGGATACTTTTTGAAGTGGCATGTGCTCTTGCATTCCTACACAACTCAAAGCCTGAGCCGATTGTTCATAGAGATCTAAAACCAGGAAATATATTGTTGGACAAAAATTTTGTGAGCAAAATAGGAGATGTAGGTCTAGCAAAGATTATATCAGACGTTGTACCAGAAAATGTTACAGAATACAGGAACTCTGTTCTTGCTGGCACCCTTGGTTACATGGATCCCGAGTATCAAAGAACTGGCACACTCAGACCAAAATCTGATCTGTATGCTTTTGGAATAATAATACTTCAATTATTGTCTGCTCGTCGTCCTAATGGCCTTATAATGAAGTTCGAAAATGCTGTAAATAGTAATTCATTGGTGGATATACTTGATAAGTCAGTTCCTGATTGGCCATTGATTGAAGCAGAGGAGCTAGCTAGGATGGCGCTAAAATGCTGCAAGCTTAGATGCCGAGAGAGACCTGACCTCGAGACTGAAGTTCTTCCACTTCTGAAAAGACTTTCTGAATATGCTGACATGCATACCAATGTAGAGAAGAACCTTATCCAGGCACCTATTCCGTACTTATGCCCGATCCTTCAG GAAGTAATGGAAGATCCACAGATAGCAGCTGATGGCTTTACGTATGAGCATAGAGCGATAAAGTTATGGCTTGACAGATACAGTGTATCACCAGTGACAAAACATAGACTACAGCACAAGCTGGTCACACCAAACCGCACATTGCGACTTGCTATACAAGAGTGGAGATCAACATTCAGCATCGTTCAGATAAAGAAAAACTAG